Proteins from one Arcobacter sp. F2176 genomic window:
- a CDS encoding ATP-binding cassette domain-containing protein, which produces MQYLQINNLTFKYTSSEIFLNLNLSFEKGWSCLVGSNGSGKTTLFKLIAKILKPQEGSIVGNELVYYCEQELHEKPNGFEEFIYTYNTKTFKLKELLHIEDEWFYRWETLSFGERKRIQIAIALFLEPDVLLLDEPSNHLDIKTKEILIKSLKNFKGIGILISHDRELLNSLCNNTVIIKNKKIYNYKTTFQKAIEELDLYFNFLQKENENINNKVKKLQNNIQVQKEKVSQSKSRLSKKNINTKDKSLKEKINLAKLTGKDKSDSKLVTSFSKKAQELSSKKNEIEKSFDKGISIIDEKSKKEKFSFILQKAQLPLGEKKILKYENLSLNKGDKIAIIGDNGVGKSSFLKLLISKITPLKSYLYLPQEIDLKQKENLFEAIKSLNNEKKGELFTLIQRLSSNPKNLLNNQNTSPGELRKLFIAKALLDNIQLIILDEPTNHMDIDSIQSLEQALKEYQNTLIVVSHDKTFIKNINARIYTILKGVDDFYELKELNATNKI; this is translated from the coding sequence ATGCAATATCTACAAATAAATAATCTTACTTTTAAATACACAAGCAGTGAAATTTTTTTAAATCTTAATTTGAGTTTTGAAAAGGGTTGGAGCTGTTTAGTTGGCTCAAATGGTTCAGGTAAAACCACACTTTTTAAACTCATTGCCAAAATACTAAAACCACAAGAGGGTAGTATTGTTGGCAATGAGTTGGTCTATTATTGTGAACAAGAACTTCATGAAAAACCAAATGGTTTTGAAGAGTTTATTTATACATACAATACAAAAACATTTAAGCTAAAAGAGTTGCTTCACATAGAAGATGAGTGGTTTTATAGGTGGGAAACTCTCAGTTTTGGGGAGCGAAAACGCATACAAATAGCGATTGCTCTTTTTTTAGAACCTGATGTTTTATTGCTTGATGAACCAAGTAATCATCTGGATATAAAAACAAAAGAGATATTGATAAAGAGTTTGAAAAACTTTAAAGGGATTGGTATCTTAATAAGTCATGACAGAGAACTTTTGAACTCTTTGTGTAATAATACAGTTATTATAAAAAATAAAAAAATCTATAACTATAAAACCACTTTCCAAAAGGCAATAGAAGAGTTAGATTTATATTTTAACTTTTTGCAAAAAGAGAATGAAAATATAAACAATAAAGTGAAAAAATTGCAAAACAATATTCAAGTACAAAAAGAGAAAGTATCCCAATCAAAAAGCAGATTATCCAAAAAAAACATAAATACAAAAGACAAAAGTCTAAAAGAGAAAATAAACTTAGCAAAACTTACAGGAAAAGATAAATCTGATTCAAAACTTGTGACAAGTTTTTCTAAAAAAGCCCAAGAGTTGTCCTCTAAAAAAAATGAAATAGAAAAAAGTTTTGACAAAGGTATTTCAATAATAGATGAAAAGAGTAAAAAAGAGAAGTTTTCTTTTATTTTGCAAAAAGCTCAATTACCTTTAGGTGAAAAAAAGATTTTAAAATATGAAAATCTATCTTTGAATAAAGGTGATAAAATAGCCATAATAGGTGACAATGGTGTAGGAAAAAGCAGTTTTTTAAAGCTACTTATTTCAAAAATAACACCCCTTAAAAGCTATTTATATCTTCCCCAAGAAATAGATTTAAAACAAAAAGAAAATCTTTTTGAAGCAATAAAGAGTTTGAACAATGAAAAAAAAGGTGAACTTTTTACTCTTATTCAAAGGTTATCTTCAAATCCTAAAAATCTTTTAAACAATCAAAATACAAGTCCCGGAGAGCTTAGAAAACTTTTTATTGCAAAGGCTTTATTGGATAATATACAACTTATAATATTAGATGAACCAACCAATCATATGGATATAGATTCAATACAATCTTTAGAACAAGCCTTAAAAGAGTATCAAAACACTTTAATCGTTGTAAGTCATGATAAAACTTTTATAAAAAATATTAATGCGAGAATTTACACTATCTTAAAAGGTGTAGATGATTTTTATGAGTTAAAGGAATTAAATGCAACTAATAAAATATGA
- a CDS encoding GNAT family N-acetyltransferase has protein sequence MQLIKYDKKYQKIIPKLFVNTIHKTCNKDYTKEQLNAWANPNIDYKSWEERLNKTKPYLAILDKKLVGFAEFYEDYIDCFYVHYKYQGCGVGKMLLNHIFKVAEEKKQTLLKVDASITAKPFFEKFGFIEVKKNKVKRNNIELINFSMQKIENEK, from the coding sequence ATGCAACTAATAAAATATGATAAAAAATATCAAAAAATAATACCTAAACTATTTGTAAATACTATTCATAAAACATGCAATAAAGATTATACAAAAGAGCAATTAAATGCTTGGGCAAATCCAAATATTGATTATAAGTCTTGGGAAGAAAGATTAAATAAAACAAAACCCTATTTGGCAATACTTGATAAAAAACTTGTAGGATTTGCAGAGTTTTATGAGGATTATATTGATTGTTTTTATGTACACTATAAATATCAAGGTTGTGGTGTAGGAAAAATGCTTTTAAATCATATTTTTAAAGTGGCAGAAGAGAAAAAACAAACTTTATTAAAAGTAGATGCAAGTATCACTGCAAAACCATTTTTTGAGAAGTTTGGGTTTATAGAAGTAAAAAAGAATAAAGTTAAAAGAAATAATATAGAATTAATTAATTTTAGTATGCAAAAGATAGAAAATGAAAAATAG
- a CDS encoding ATP-binding protein has protein sequence MKNRLHFMCGKMAAGKSTLSTKIANEKNAIFLSEDELLKKLYPNEIKTIEDYIKYSKRLKDTMFEFVIQLLKKGNEVVLDFPANTVFQREWFKDIFETANVEHIMYYVKRSDEVCKVQLKKRNENLPKDTPLIDESTFDAITKYFQEPKKNEGFNIKYE, from the coding sequence ATGAAAAATAGATTACATTTTATGTGTGGAAAAATGGCAGCAGGGAAATCTACACTATCAACAAAAATAGCAAATGAAAAAAATGCAATTTTTTTAAGTGAAGATGAGCTTTTAAAAAAGTTATATCCCAATGAAATAAAAACCATTGAAGATTATATAAAGTATTCAAAAAGATTAAAAGATACAATGTTTGAATTTGTTATTCAACTTTTAAAAAAAGGCAATGAAGTTGTTTTAGATTTCCCTGCAAATACTGTTTTTCAAAGGGAGTGGTTTAAAGATATATTTGAAACAGCAAATGTTGAACATATTATGTATTATGTAAAAAGAAGTGATGAAGTGTGTAAAGTGCAACTGAAAAAAAGAAATGAAAATCTACCAAAAGATACACCTTTGATAGATGAATCAACTTTTGATGCTATCACAAAATATTTTCAAGAACCAAAAAAAAATGAAGGTTTTAATATAAAGTATGAATAA
- a CDS encoding GNAT family N-acetyltransferase: MSLKDYLEESTIIDFKNQEIQDLAKNLSKSCTKDEQIVKNCFLYVRDEISHSGDIKADITTWKASEVLKHKTGWCYAKSHLLAALLRANNIPAGFCYQRLSCGEYEENIYCLHGLNTVYLEKYGWYRVDVRGNKKGVDAQFNPPIEKLAFELKDNEYDLAQNYVKPLDLVIDSLESYEGYDKMSKNLPLTNEFIRRVKLKDAKELSILVTSLLSYLFEQTPTWFEEEIRENGFIERIKDKNYKHYIYTISEKIVGYIAIKEENKLFHLFVDEAFHKKGIAKKLFECVKTNMDVSNMKLNASLYAVPFYETIGFEKSGEQEHFKGLDYQPMVYKI; encoded by the coding sequence ATGAGTTTAAAAGATTATTTAGAAGAATCAACAATTATTGATTTTAAAAACCAAGAGATACAAGATTTGGCTAAAAACCTATCAAAGAGCTGTACAAAAGATGAACAAATAGTTAAGAACTGTTTTCTTTATGTAAGAGATGAAATATCTCATAGTGGTGATATAAAAGCAGATATAACTACTTGGAAAGCAAGTGAGGTATTAAAACATAAAACAGGCTGGTGTTATGCAAAATCTCACCTTCTTGCAGCACTTTTAAGAGCAAATAATATTCCTGCAGGATTTTGTTATCAACGTCTTAGTTGTGGTGAGTATGAAGAAAATATTTATTGTTTACATGGATTAAATACTGTGTATTTGGAAAAATATGGTTGGTATCGTGTTGATGTGAGAGGAAATAAAAAAGGTGTTGATGCTCAATTTAACCCACCTATTGAAAAATTAGCTTTTGAATTAAAAGATAACGAATATGATTTAGCACAAAATTATGTTAAACCCCTTGATCTGGTAATAGATAGTTTAGAATCTTATGAAGGATACGATAAGATGTCAAAAAATCTTCCTTTAACTAATGAATTTATAAGAAGAGTAAAACTAAAAGATGCAAAAGAGTTAAGCATATTAGTTACAAGTTTATTATCATATCTTTTTGAACAAACTCCAACTTGGTTTGAAGAGGAGATTCGTGAAAATGGCTTTATAGAAAGAATAAAAGATAAAAATTATAAACATTATATTTATACAATAAGTGAGAAAATAGTAGGATATATAGCTATAAAAGAAGAAAACAAACTATTTCATCTTTTTGTTGATGAAGCATTTCATAAAAAAGGTATTGCAAAGAAACTTTTTGAGTGTGTAAAAACAAATATGGATGTATCGAATATGAAGTTAAATGCCTCTTTATATGCAGTGCCTTTTTATGAAACTATTGGATTTGAAAAAAGTGGAGAACAAGAGCATTTTAAAGGTTTAGATTACCAACCAATGGTATATAAAATATAA
- a CDS encoding SIMPL domain-containing protein, whose product MQQNSKTSFLILGIFIFLGLSTLGYFFKSAIVEYKQFDRTVNVKGLSEKEYKADIVIWPITYTEVSNNLEEIYNSIDKNNEKIDNFLLSNGIEKSEITFSAPEITDKVAQQYGNEKINYRYNARQTITVYSKNIDAVRAVKTSLSKLGKQGIVFSGDNYGSRTEYIFTKLNEVKPKMIEEATKKAREVAQKFAFDSKSKLGKIKKASQGQFSISQRDKNNPQIKKIRVVSTVEYYLTD is encoded by the coding sequence ATGCAACAAAATAGTAAAACAAGTTTTTTGATTTTAGGAATATTTATATTCTTAGGTTTAAGTACTTTAGGGTATTTTTTTAAAAGTGCAATTGTAGAGTATAAACAATTTGATAGAACTGTTAATGTTAAAGGTCTTTCTGAAAAAGAATATAAGGCTGATATTGTAATATGGCCTATTACTTATACCGAAGTAAGTAACAATCTTGAAGAAATATATAATTCGATTGATAAAAACAATGAAAAAATAGATAATTTCTTGCTTTCAAATGGTATAGAAAAAAGCGAGATTACTTTTTCTGCTCCTGAAATCACAGATAAAGTAGCACAACAATATGGAAATGAAAAGATAAACTATAGATACAATGCTAGACAAACAATAACTGTGTATTCAAAAAATATTGATGCAGTTCGAGCTGTAAAAACTTCACTATCAAAACTTGGAAAACAAGGTATAGTATTCTCAGGTGATAATTATGGAAGCCGTACTGAATATATTTTTACAAAACTAAATGAAGTAAAACCTAAAATGATAGAAGAGGCTACAAAAAAAGCAAGAGAAGTAGCTCAAAAATTTGCCTTTGATTCGAAAAGCAAATTAGGAAAAATAAAAAAAGCTTCACAAGGTCAATTTTCAATCTCTCAAAGGGATAAGAATAACCCACAAATAAAAAAAATCAGAGTTGTATCAACTGTTGAGTATTATTTGACAGATTGA
- a CDS encoding SLC13 family permease, with amino-acid sequence MSKTILLITIPVFLYSILSNFEIDQNNLLLISIVLTTILFWATNLVPGFYSSLLFLFACAAFSLSSKELIFSGFASSAFWLVFAGMLIGTAIKNVNLTHRFSKIFSNLKNVTYLNIIISITIFSALTSFVMPSSVGRVVMMVPIAIAVANSFGFKENDKGYIGILLTFIITTSMSGFAILPANIPNMILTGLSSQLYNYDILYSHYLITNFLVFTILKDIIIVVLIYNFFNDTPKIINKNKTKLKFSKNELIVIFTILLMITFWATDFIHKISPSIIAICGILFLAVPSIGIIKSKDINSINFSSLLYVATIIGLGTVVAHNDYIKEVLSSLINLYVPSQYPILNYMKVTLVMSLTGIIATQPSIPAIFTPMAEQISNVTGFSFDQILMMQVAAYSNIFFAHQAPPLIVGLALSKIKQRHILKVLITLALLTTLFLYPLQYFWIEFLNSFL; translated from the coding sequence ATGTCAAAAACTATTTTATTAATCACTATTCCTGTTTTTTTATACTCAATTCTTTCAAATTTTGAAATAGATCAAAATAATTTACTTCTTATAAGTATAGTTTTAACAACTATACTCTTTTGGGCGACAAATTTAGTCCCAGGCTTTTATAGTTCATTACTTTTTCTATTTGCATGCGCTGCTTTTTCATTAAGTTCAAAAGAGCTTATTTTTTCAGGATTTGCTTCATCTGCATTTTGGTTAGTTTTTGCAGGTATGTTAATTGGAACAGCCATAAAAAATGTAAACTTAACACATAGATTCTCAAAAATCTTTTCGAATTTAAAAAATGTAACTTATTTAAATATCATAATCTCAATTACTATCTTCTCAGCTCTTACTAGTTTTGTTATGCCTTCAAGTGTAGGAAGAGTTGTGATGATGGTTCCTATAGCAATAGCAGTTGCTAATAGTTTTGGATTTAAAGAGAATGATAAAGGTTATATTGGTATTTTATTAACTTTTATCATTACAACATCAATGTCTGGGTTTGCAATTCTTCCTGCGAATATTCCAAATATGATATTAACAGGTTTATCTTCACAACTTTACAATTATGATATTTTATATTCTCATTATTTGATTACTAACTTTTTAGTTTTTACTATTTTAAAAGATATTATAATAGTCGTGTTAATTTATAACTTTTTTAATGATACTCCAAAAATTATAAATAAAAATAAAACAAAGCTGAAATTCTCAAAAAATGAATTAATAGTGATTTTTACTATTTTACTTATGATTACTTTTTGGGCAACTGATTTTATACATAAAATTTCTCCTAGTATTATTGCAATATGTGGAATACTTTTTTTAGCAGTACCTTCAATTGGAATAATAAAATCAAAAGATATAAATAGTATAAATTTTTCTTCTTTATTATATGTAGCAACAATCATAGGTCTTGGAACTGTTGTGGCACATAATGATTATATAAAAGAGGTATTATCTAGTTTGATTAACTTATATGTACCATCACAATATCCAATATTAAATTATATGAAAGTGACTTTAGTTATGTCACTAACAGGAATAATCGCTACACAACCAAGTATTCCTGCCATATTTACACCTATGGCAGAACAAATTTCTAATGTAACTGGTTTTAGTTTTGATCAAATACTTATGATGCAAGTAGCAGCTTATTCAAATATATTTTTTGCCCACCAAGCACCACCTTTAATAGTGGGACTTGCACTTTCTAAAATAAAACAAAGACATATTTTAAAAGTATTAATTACTTTGGCTTTATTAACCACACTGTTTTTATATCCATTACAGTATTTCTGGATAGAGTTTTTAAACTCATTTTTATAA
- a CDS encoding response regulator transcription factor: MSNKVLKSLKVLFIEDEDLIRNKIVSSLEYIVGEVIAASNGIEALEKLQHFTPDLIITDLEMPKMNGADFIHEVRKEDKDTCIIVVTAYTSEKYLLQLIDMHIEKYILKPITLEKLISALEDCQKRFSNSTNLKRTLPDDYTYDWNQKILLHKDEMITLTKKEILFLELLFKNIDSVTSFEELQEVVWQDIVMTDNALRSLIRNLRKKLPKDFIVNLSGVGYKVA; this comes from the coding sequence ATGTCAAATAAAGTTTTGAAGAGTTTAAAAGTTTTATTTATAGAAGATGAAGATCTTATAAGAAATAAGATTGTTTCTTCTTTGGAATATATTGTAGGTGAAGTTATTGCAGCTTCAAATGGGATAGAAGCATTAGAAAAACTTCAACATTTTACTCCTGATTTAATTATCACTGATTTGGAAATGCCCAAAATGAATGGGGCAGACTTTATACATGAAGTTAGAAAAGAAGATAAAGATACTTGTATTATAGTAGTTACTGCATATACTAGTGAAAAGTATTTATTGCAACTTATTGATATGCATATTGAAAAATATATTCTTAAACCAATTACTTTGGAAAAATTAATCAGTGCTTTAGAAGATTGTCAAAAAAGATTTTCTAATTCTACTAATTTAAAAAGAACTCTTCCTGATGATTATACATATGATTGGAATCAAAAAATCTTATTGCATAAAGATGAAATGATTACTCTAACAAAAAAAGAGATTTTATTTTTAGAACTTCTTTTTAAAAATATCGATAGTGTAACTTCATTTGAAGAGTTACAAGAAGTTGTTTGGCAAGACATTGTTATGACAGATAATGCTTTGCGTTCTTTGATTAGAAACTTAAGAAAAAAGTTGCCAAAAGACTTCATTGTCAATTTATCAGGTGTTGGCTATAAAGTTGCATAA